The DNA sequence CCAGATGTCCAGCTCGGGCTTGAACAGGCACAGCGACATGGGCAGTCCGTAGCCGCTGATGGACTTGGACACGGTGACGATGTCCGGGGTGATGCCCGCCTCCTCGAAGGAGAAGAAGGCACCGGTACGGCCGCAGCCCATCTGGATGTCGTCGACGATCAGCAGCATGTCCTGCCGCTCGCACAGCTCGGACAGGGCGCGCAGCCACTCCGCGCGGGCGACGTTGATGCCGCCCTCGCCCTGCACGGTCTCCACGATCACGGCGGCGGGCTTGTTGAGTCCGGAGCCCTGGTCCTCCAGGAGCCGCTCGAACCACAGGAAGTCCTCGACCGTGCCGTCGAAGTAGTTGTCGAACGGCATCGGCGTGCCGTGCACGAGCGGGACGCCCGCCCCGGCCCGCTTGAAGGCGTTGCCGGTCACGGCGAGGGAGCCCAGGGACATTCCGTGGAAGGCGTTGGTGAAGGACACGATGGCCTCGCGGCCCTTCACCTTCCGCGCCAGCTTGAGCGCCGACTCCACGGCGTTGGTGCCCGTGGGGCCCGGGAACATGACCTTGTACGGCAGGTCACGCGGCCGCAGCACGATGTTCTGGAAGGACTCCAGGAAGGCACGCTTGGCGCTCGTGGACATGTCGAGCCCGTGCGTGACGCCGTCACGCTCCAGGTAGTCGATCAGGGCCCGTTTCAGGACCGGGTTGTTGTGCCCGTAGTTCAGCGAGCCCGCGCCGGCGAAGAAGTCCAGGTACTCGTGGCCGTCCTCGTCGTACATACGGCTGCCGCGCGCGCGGTCGAAGACGGTGGGCCAGCCGCGGCAGTAGCTGCGCACCTCGGACTCGAGGGTCTCGAAGACGCTGAGGTCGGGCTGGGTGATGGTCACGACGAATCGCTCCTCGTTTGCGTGGGGGAAGTCAGAGGGAGAGGGGACCGATGCGGTACAGGACTTCGGCGTCGTGCGGTCCGTCCGGGAAAAGGCTTGTGGGGAACAGCACCTCCCGCTCCAGAGCGGCGCTGTGCCGCTCGGCGAAGGCGCCGAACAGGCGTTCGGAGGCGGTGTTGCCGGGTGTGATGGTGGTCTCGACGTTCGTGACGCCGTACTCGCCACCGATCCGTGCGACGAGCCCGTCGAGCAGCGCGGCGGCGATGCCGCGTCCGCGGTAGGCGTCGTCCACGGCCACCTGCCAGACGAGCAGGGTGTGCGGGCGCTCCGGCCGTACGTATCCGGTGACGAAGCCGACCGGCTCCCCGCGCTCGTTGCGGGCGACGGCCGACGTGCCCGCGAAGTCGCGACACCACAGCAGATAGCTGTACGACGAGTTGAGGTCGAGGGCCTTGGAGTCACGGGCAATCCGCCACAGCGCGGCCCCGTCGGCCACCGCCGGTCGGTCGATTTGCAGGTCTGCTTGTGCGGCAGTCATGCGAATTGAATTTACCGAGGGAAATTCAAAATTGCATTGCCGTCAGGGGTTACGTATGAGCGGCGGATGTGTTATCACGCGGGCGTGAGCGATACCGCCGAGAGGGTGCGAAACGCCCGAGTTTGCCCGGCTAATCCATCCCAAATCGGTCACGATGTGGAACGCGTCACAGCCATGTAACTCTCACGAGACCTGCCCGAATTACGTCGGTTGGCGTTCGCGGAATCTTTGCGTTTAGGTCCAGAGAAAGCGGGCAGAAGAAGATGGGAAGCTGCCCCTAAAAGAGTTCCTGGAATTACGTTGAATTCAGGCTCCGGTAACGCCGTCGATGCACTCTCGCAGAATGTCGGCGTGACCGTTGTGCCGCGCGTACTCCTCGATCATGTGAATCAACACCCACCGCACACTGACCTCCACCCCGGCCATCGGCCCGCCCTGGATCACCCCGGCACGCTCCAGGCCCCGCCCGGCACACACCTCCCGCCCCCGAGCGATCTCCTCCCGCCACACCGCGAGCGCCTCGCCGAGCCCCCGCCCGGCCTCGAGGCCGTACCCGGCCTCGTTCCCCTCCCCGTAGACCGGTGGCACGTCCAGCCCTCCGACCACCCGCTGGAACCAGTTCCGCTCACACTCCGCGAGATGCTGCACCAGCCCGAGCAACGTCAGCTCCGACGGCCCGGCGGCAGCAAGCCGCAGCTGCGAGTCCTCCAGCCCCGCACACTTCAGCTCCAGCGTGGCCCGATGGAAGTCGAGCCAGCTTTCGAGCATGAGCCGCTCGTCGCCGGTCATGAGGGGGATGGGGCGGCCGTCGGGGAGGTGGGTGGGCGCGTCGGTAGTCATGGCAGGAGCATGGCGCAGTTGCCCGGGTGGCCATCGGTTCGCGGCGCCGGTCCAGGCCATTCAGCCCGTCCGGCGTTTGAGGACGAGGCCGCTGAGGCCGGTGCGGGGGGCTGGGGGCGGAGCCCCCGGGTTCGGGACGGGAAGGGGCGGCGGGGGCGAGCAAGGACGGGCCCCGGCCGACGGCTACCGCCAGGCGTCCTCCACGGCACGCAGTGCCCCCTCGACATCCACCTTCAGCCCGGCCTCCGCCAGCGCAGCGCCCAGCGCCGCCACACACCCCCGCACCGCACCGACCGTCGCGTCCACCCCGTAGTGATTCACCCGAATCATCTCCTTGGCCAACGCCCCACCCCCCGCAGCCAGCGGCAACGCGGGATCGATCGCCAACGCCCGGCCCACCACCTCGGACGCCACCACCCCCGCAGGAACCCGAAGCGTCGTGGCGACCGGCGCCGCATCCGCGACGTCGTGCACATACGGCTCCAGACCCCCGCCCAGCGCCACCGCCCCGGCCCGAGCGGACAGCGCAGCGTCCCGGTGCCGGGCCATCACGGCATCCAGCCCGTCCGCCTCGATCCGCTCCACGCACGCCTCCAGCGCCAGCATCTCCAGCTGTGCCGGTGCGTGCAGCAGTGCCTTCCGGCCCCCGTCGATCCACCGCTGCTTCCAGTCCAGCAGCGACAGATACGACCGCCGCGGCGCCCGCGGATTCGCCGCCATCCGGGCCCACGCCCGCTCGCTCACCGACACCGCCGACACCCCGGCAGGACCGCCCATCGCCTTCTGCGCCCCGATCACGCACAGGTCGACGCCCCAGGCGTCCGGCAGTACCGGCTCCGCACCGATCGACGCCACGGCGTCCAGGTAGAACAGCGCCCGGTTCGCCCGCACGGCCTCACCGATCTCGGCGACGGGATTGGTGTTGCCGGTGGCCGCCTCCGCGTGCACCAGGGACACGAAGTCGATCTCGGGGTGCTCGGCGAAGGCCGACCGGATCTGACCGGCCGTGACCGCCGTGTGGAACGGCACGGCCAGATCGATCACCGTCGCGCCGCAGTCCCGCAGCCAGTCCCCGAAGGTCTGCCCGTATGGCCCCGTGATCACGTTCAGTGCGGTGGTACCGGGCCCGGCGGTCCCCCGGATCGCCCCCTCCAGCGGCAGCAGCGCCTCACCCTGCATGATCACGACGTCCTGCCCGGTCCCGAGCAGCCGGGCCACCCGGTCCTCGATCGCGGCAAAGCGGGAGGCGCTCAGCGGGGTCAGGTCCAGGAAGGGGTGGTTCACGGCGGGGCTCACGTCGCTCTCTCGGCTCTCTCGGGTGTCCGCAGGTGGATGTGACGAGCGTAACCGGGCGCCCAAACACCCCATCCCGCTACCGACTTCTTAGGTCAAACAGCCCCCTAACCATCAGTTGTGTTTGAGGACCTCAAACCTCTCCTTATAATCGGAAGCTACAGTTCCCTCACAGGAGGCTCCCCGTGAAGACGACCTTCGGGCGCCGGACCCGCATTCTGGCCGCCACCACCGCGACGGCCGGGCTGGTGCTCGTGGCCGGCTGCTCCTCCGACGACAGCGGCGGCAGTGGTACGAAGACGGCCGCCGGCGGTGTCGAGGTCGTCAAGGCGGGCCAGCTCACCACCTGCACCCACCTGCCGTACCCGCCCTTCCAGTCGGAGATCGACGGCAAGGTGCAGGGCTTCGACGTCGCCCTCATCGACCTGGTCGCGGACGACCTCGGTGTGAAGCAGACGATCGTCGACCAGCCCTTCGAGAACTTCAAGACCGGCGGCTCCCTCAACGCCGGCAGCTGCGACCTCGCCGCCGCCGGCATGACGATCACCGAGGAGCGCAAGAAGAACGTCGACTTCTCGGACCCGTACTTCGAGGCCACCCAGGCCGTCCTCGTCGACAAGAAGAGCGGCATCTCCTCCTTCGCGGACCTCAAGGGCAAGAAGGTCGGCGCCCAGGCGCAGACGACCGGCGAGGACTACGCCAAGAGCAAGGGCCTCGACCCCGTCTCCTTCGAGTCCTCCGACGCCGTCATCAACGGCCTGCGCACCGGCCAGGTCGAAGCGGTCGTCATCGACTACCCGGTCGTCCAGGGCTGGCTGAAGGACACGGCCAACGCCGCCGCCTTCGAGGTCGCCGAGCAGATCAACACCGGTGAGCAGTACGGCTTCACGGTGAAGAAGGGCAACACCAAGCTCCGCGAGGCCATCAACAAGGCCATCGCGGACGCCAAGGCCGACGGCACGTACAAGAAGCTGTACGAGCAGTGGATCGGCCCGTACGACGAGTCCGCCGCCACTGCCTCGCCCGCCGCCTGACCCCATGGCCGACACAGACGTACAACTGCAGCCGAAGCAGCCCAGGAAGAAGGGCCTGACCCGGCGCCAGAAGCGCAGCCTGTCGCGCGGCATCCAGTACGTCGTCTTCGTCGCGGCCGTGATCGCCTTCGCGGTCGCGGCCGACTGGGGGCGTCTGCAGAACCAGTTCGCGCAGGGCGACATCGCCGAGCAGATGTTCCCGGACGTCATCACGCTCGCGCTGAAGAACACCGTGCTCTACACCCTGTCCGGCTTCATCGTCGGACTGGTCCTCGGCATGGTGATCGCGCTGATGCGGCTGTCCTCCGTGGGCCCGTACCGCTGGCTCGCCGGGATCTACATCGAGATCTTCCGCGGGCTGCCCGCCCTGCTGATCTTCATCTTCATCGGTGTCGCCGTGCCGCTGGCCTTCCCGGGCACGGAGATCCCGGGCGGCACCTACGGCAAGGTCGCGCTCGCGCTCGGCCTGGTGGCGGCCGCGTACATGGCCGAGACGATCCGCGCGGGCATCCAGGCCGTGCCCAAGGGGCAGATGGAGGCGGCGCGCTCGCTCGGCTTCTCGCCCGCCCGCGCCATGATCTCGATCATCATCCCGCAGGCCTTCCGGATCATCCTCCCGCCGCTGACCAACGAGCTCGTCCTGCTCTTCAAGGACTCCTCGCTGGTGCTGTTCCTCGGAGTGACGCTGGAGGAGCGGGAACTGTCCAAGTTCGGCCGTGACCTGGCCAGCCAGACCGCCAACTCCACGCCGATCCTGGTCGCGGGCCTGTGCTACCTGCTGGTCACGATCCCGCTCGGCTTCGTCGTACGCCGCATGGAGGCGAAGGCCCAGGAGGCCGTGAAATGAGCGAGAGCCTTCTCAAGACCGGCCCGGAGATCGAAGTCCGCGGCCTGCACAAGTCCTTCGGCGACAACGAGGTGCTGCGCGGCATCGACCTGAAGATCAACCAGGGCGAGGTCGTGTGCGTCATCGGCCCGTCCGGCTCGGGCAAGTCGACCCTCCTGCGCTGCGTGAACCTCCTGGAAGAGCCCTCCAAGGGCCAGGTCTTCGTCGGCGGCGCCGAGCTGACCGACGAGGACGTCGACATCGACGCCGTACGCCGCCGTATCGGCATGGTCTTCCAGCAGTTCAACCTGTTCCCGCACCTCACGGTGACCGAGAACCTCACGCTGCCGCAGCGCCGGGTGCTCAAGCGGGACAAGGCCGCGGCCGCGAAGGTCGCCGCCGAGAACCTGGAGCGGGTCGGCCTGTCGGAGAAGGCCGCGGCCTACCCGTCCTCCCTCTCGGGCGGCCAGCAGCAGCGCGTCGCCATCGCCCGCGCCCTCGCGATGGGCCCCGCGGTGATGCTGTTCGACGAGCCGACGTCGGCGCTGGACCCGGAGCTGGTGGGGGATGTCCTCGCCGTCATGCGCATGCTCGCCGACGAGGGCATGACGATGATGGTCGTCACCCACGAGATGACCTTCGCGCGCGAGGTCGCCGACCGCGTCGTCTTCATGGACGGCGGAGTGATCGTCGAGGACGGCACCCCCGACCAGGTCATCGGCGACCCGCAGCACGAACGCACCCGCCACTTCCTCTCCCGCCTCCTCGACCCGGCGATGGCCGAGGTGGAGGAGGAGACATCCGACCAGGTGGGCAGGAAGGACTAGCCGGTCACTAAGGTGCGGTGCATGAGCGATCGCGGGGTTGTGCTGCACCTGAAGGGCCGGGTCCTCGTCGGGCCCGACGACGTCCGGGACGAGCTGTGGGTCGTCGACGGCCGGATCTCCTACGACCGTCCCGCGGGCGCGCGTGACGTGCGGACCGTCGAGGGCTGGGCCCTGCCCGGCCTCGTCGACGCGCACTGCCACGTGGGCCTCGGCGCGCACGGCCCGGTCGACGACGACATCGCGGAGAAGCAGGCCCTGACCGACCGCGAGACGGGCACCCTGCTGATCCGCGACGCCGGCTCGCCCTCCGACACCCGCTGGATCGACGACCGCGAGGACCTGCCGAAGATCATCCGGGCCGGCCGGCACATCGCCCGCACCCGCCGCTACATCCGCGGCTACGCCCACGAGATCGAGCCGGAGGACCTGGTCGCCTACGTCGCCCA is a window from the Streptomyces sp. NBC_00299 genome containing:
- a CDS encoding ABC transporter substrate-binding protein, with product MKTTFGRRTRILAATTATAGLVLVAGCSSDDSGGSGTKTAAGGVEVVKAGQLTTCTHLPYPPFQSEIDGKVQGFDVALIDLVADDLGVKQTIVDQPFENFKTGGSLNAGSCDLAAAGMTITEERKKNVDFSDPYFEATQAVLVDKKSGISSFADLKGKKVGAQAQTTGEDYAKSKGLDPVSFESSDAVINGLRTGQVEAVVIDYPVVQGWLKDTANAAAFEVAEQINTGEQYGFTVKKGNTKLREAINKAIADAKADGTYKKLYEQWIGPYDESAATASPAA
- the ectB gene encoding diaminobutyrate--2-oxoglutarate transaminase, with the protein product MTITQPDLSVFETLESEVRSYCRGWPTVFDRARGSRMYDEDGHEYLDFFAGAGSLNYGHNNPVLKRALIDYLERDGVTHGLDMSTSAKRAFLESFQNIVLRPRDLPYKVMFPGPTGTNAVESALKLARKVKGREAIVSFTNAFHGMSLGSLAVTGNAFKRAGAGVPLVHGTPMPFDNYFDGTVEDFLWFERLLEDQGSGLNKPAAVIVETVQGEGGINVARAEWLRALSELCERQDMLLIVDDIQMGCGRTGAFFSFEEAGITPDIVTVSKSISGYGLPMSLCLFKPELDIWEPGEHNGTFRGNNPAFVTATAALETYWTDGSAMEKQTRKRGEQIEQAFISITEENLADVREYRGRGLVWGLEFHDKERAGRVAKRAFELGLLIETSGPESEVVKLLPALTITPDELDEGLSILARAVRETI
- a CDS encoding amino acid ABC transporter permease, coding for MADTDVQLQPKQPRKKGLTRRQKRSLSRGIQYVVFVAAVIAFAVAADWGRLQNQFAQGDIAEQMFPDVITLALKNTVLYTLSGFIVGLVLGMVIALMRLSSVGPYRWLAGIYIEIFRGLPALLIFIFIGVAVPLAFPGTEIPGGTYGKVALALGLVAAAYMAETIRAGIQAVPKGQMEAARSLGFSPARAMISIIIPQAFRIILPPLTNELVLLFKDSSLVLFLGVTLEERELSKFGRDLASQTANSTPILVAGLCYLLVTIPLGFVVRRMEAKAQEAVK
- a CDS encoding amino acid ABC transporter ATP-binding protein is translated as MSESLLKTGPEIEVRGLHKSFGDNEVLRGIDLKINQGEVVCVIGPSGSGKSTLLRCVNLLEEPSKGQVFVGGAELTDEDVDIDAVRRRIGMVFQQFNLFPHLTVTENLTLPQRRVLKRDKAAAAKVAAENLERVGLSEKAAAYPSSLSGGQQQRVAIARALAMGPAVMLFDEPTSALDPELVGDVLAVMRMLADEGMTMMVVTHEMTFAREVADRVVFMDGGVIVEDGTPDQVIGDPQHERTRHFLSRLLDPAMAEVEEETSDQVGRKD
- a CDS encoding pyridoxal-phosphate-dependent aminotransferase family protein; translation: MNHPFLDLTPLSASRFAAIEDRVARLLGTGQDVVIMQGEALLPLEGAIRGTAGPGTTALNVITGPYGQTFGDWLRDCGATVIDLAVPFHTAVTAGQIRSAFAEHPEIDFVSLVHAEAATGNTNPVAEIGEAVRANRALFYLDAVASIGAEPVLPDAWGVDLCVIGAQKAMGGPAGVSAVSVSERAWARMAANPRAPRRSYLSLLDWKQRWIDGGRKALLHAPAQLEMLALEACVERIEADGLDAVMARHRDAALSARAGAVALGGGLEPYVHDVADAAPVATTLRVPAGVVASEVVGRALAIDPALPLAAGGGALAKEMIRVNHYGVDATVGAVRGCVAALGAALAEAGLKVDVEGALRAVEDAWR
- the ectA gene encoding diaminobutyrate acetyltransferase, producing the protein MTAAQADLQIDRPAVADGAALWRIARDSKALDLNSSYSYLLWCRDFAGTSAVARNERGEPVGFVTGYVRPERPHTLLVWQVAVDDAYRGRGIAAALLDGLVARIGGEYGVTNVETTITPGNTASERLFGAFAERHSAALEREVLFPTSLFPDGPHDAEVLYRIGPLSL
- a CDS encoding DinB family protein yields the protein MTTDAPTHLPDGRPIPLMTGDERLMLESWLDFHRATLELKCAGLEDSQLRLAAAGPSELTLLGLVQHLAECERNWFQRVVGGLDVPPVYGEGNEAGYGLEAGRGLGEALAVWREEIARGREVCAGRGLERAGVIQGGPMAGVEVSVRWVLIHMIEEYARHNGHADILRECIDGVTGA